Proteins from a genomic interval of Salmo salar chromosome ssa14, Ssal_v3.1, whole genome shotgun sequence:
- the si:dkeyp-68b7.12 gene encoding uncharacterized protein si:dkeyp-68b7.12 isoform X2, which yields MRRLRRKGGNNEKVFGCDLLDHLSTTCQEIPQVLRSCSEFIEEHGVVDGIYRLSGVSSNTQKLRGEFDSEGTPDLNKDVYLQDIHCVSSVCKAYFRELPNPLLTYQLYDKYAEAVAIQLEEERLVKIKDVLKELPAPHYKTLEFLMRHLVKMASHSSHTNMHSRNLAIVWAPNLLRSKDIEASGFNGTAAFMEVRVQSIVVEFILTHVPQLFPDSGITERRKSLPSPSIHNPEEPFFRAIPFQLGNISPGDGPPAMRSYHAIIDGTDKRKGSLKGRKWKSIFNLGGRLHDPRRRNKNSAKEKERTVLRPAKSMDSLSSVPYPHEGSRQRPPSTVMSPLAQPSPCTQGGAEGGASSSGGDVGSGYAVTYRRGQGASVSVVSGGGGTQGIYSRLDSHCGGGNSTEALQPPSRSPGLSSKADRRAGIHISGPFSVTVPLHITSGLAFGVLQGGGADRGNHRGGQESGDKGEGGEGDRRKGREGERQKGREGDRQEGGEGERHIRVEVMREDKTDLGKRRDEEVTGERRGEAEEDKVEEKGGRGEEEREEEVNGDCVSKPSEESIEESQVQGKGGEGDAENHDNDEDEEGEYMDMKGSVQIALDAPDMSGVRNEVVAIEVPFPLMEEDDEQDQDCPLDFQDTFGFLDLMDSSVSSQMFQEFSVEPHHGDDEYEDEVEHRSPGLSHDRPDPVTRPPVDTQTQIQTQTPIHRPLSIDQYGRANKSMSLPYMSRPFLPALSSSSSSEEEEDEEGDDDYDKEDEEDDDDMFCKSLPSSLVFNRLTWSGPQTDLENSLSPAPVPSQPLDGASDDGPIPSSEARMPPEHLDINSPDCRDQSVEVLRHSKAEEKNSLEAMKLVEEEDAEQDRDSQEKDQADTLTNTCTESTDIEESCHLVETSIMEEEETPDDIEKSHASASASTDCEEASLQTTRVHLKLKDEEEVLKSQCAEEGVISEGYNGDTVSEAEAENPQEHLLTACHIVSCAEEPENIVNERSEEVSRDSAGDVKEHPEKSAKRDRAGEKENGEEMKVEGEMEERDDRNEGGWDKQEGEETACKSEGDMGKGEEREVLKELDKTEEKDVEVWVGVEEKEQGGMIEEEDDRIAGDEREVGEEDTKQEEVIYEEMMSIVARDDMMESGERKDRERETEGSTFIEEVIETKEDGEMIGVQQKEIMKEIDESKASEEMSAKEEAKRAVEGVDTMGETEEEAAEERVEGLDTMGETEETAAEERVEGVDTMGETEEKAAEERVEGVDTMGETEEKAAEERVEGVDTMGETEEEKAEERVEKISIDNEKQDLEAQHILERRQRDVDVINDVVAEGYEEREKEMEVGDVITEEEGDSILVVQQEIDEKKKKKKKKKGETKEQLKTPTIEEREEELKDIKINSKKKCEGENEAMDSKVGSEKGAGRVLVVSKQQTPPKVYQARSVPVVPPKPHHCRITALNLRQQQHQRERTETDRDSGKGKVHRTLGQQDKERKMEGKPEHDKVSETERGWNEDGEDEGRGKKESQSGGVRERRRDVDEGGVKDMMKNSPISMCFDEAVAMGIKRGREKEGSEREKKKERGYEVQ from the exons ATGCGGAGACTCCGGAGAAAAGGAGGGAACAATGAGAAGGTGTTTGGCTGTGACCTGTTGGACCACTTGTCCACTACCTGTCAGGAGA TTCCCCAGGTGCTGCGAAGCTGCAGTGAATTCATTGAGGAGCACGGGGTGGTAGATGGGATCTACAGGCTATCTGGGGTATCATCCAACACACAGAAACTAAG GGGTGAGTTTGACAGTGAAGGGACCCCGGATCTCAATAAGGATGTGTACCTGCAGGACATTCACTGTGTCAGCTCTGTCTGCAAGGCCTACTTCAGAGAGTTACCCAATCCCCTCCTCACATACCAGCTCTATGACAAATATGCT GAAGCTGTGGCGATTCAgttggaggaggagaggctggTTAAGATTAAAGATGTCCTGAAAGAGTTACCCGCTCCCCATTACAA AACTCTGGAGTTCCTGATGCGTCACCTTGTCAAGATGGCTTCTCATTCCTCACACACCAATATGCATTCCCGGAACCTCGCCATTGTTTGGGCTCCGAACCTTCTCag GTCAAAGGACATTGAGGCATCAGGGTTTAACGGTACAGCAGCCTTTATGGAGGTGAGGGTCCAGTCTATCGTGGTGGAATTCATCCTCACCCACGTGCCCCAGCTGTTTCCTGATTCAG GTATTACGGAGCGCCGGAAgtcactcccatctccctctatACACAATCCAGAGGAACCTTTCTTCCGGGCCATTCCATTCCAGTTAGGCAACATCAGCCCAGGGGACGGTCCCCCTGCCATGCGTTCCTACCACGCCATCATAGACGGGACAGACAA GAGGAAGGGATCTCTTAAGGGCAGGAAGTGGAAGTCCATCTTCAATTTAGGAGGCAGACTTCATGACCCGAGACGGAGGAACAAGAACTCAGCCAAAG AAAAAGAGAGAACTGTCTTGAGGCCAGCGAAGAGCATGGATTCCCTGAGCTCTGTGCCCTATCCGCATGAAG GTTCCAGACAACGACCCCCTTCCACTGTGATGTCCCCCCTGGCTCAGCCCTCTCCCTGTACCCAGGGGGGTGCGGAGGGAGGGGCATccagtagtggtggtgatgtggGCAGCGGGTATGCTGTGACCTACCGGAGGGGTCAGGGAGCTAGTGTGAGTGTAGTGAGCGGGGGCGGGGGAACACAGGGCATATACAGTCGACTGGACAGTCACTGTGGTGGGGGCAATAGCACTGAGGCTCTGCAACCCCCATCCAGATCCCCAGGACTCTCCAGCAAAGCCGACCGGCGGGCAGGGATCCACATCTCCGGACCTTTCTCGGTCACAGTACCCCTTCACATCACATCAGGCCTGGCCTTTGGGGTGCTGCAGGGGGGTGGAGCGGACAGGGGCAAccatagaggaggacaggagagtggagataaaggagagggcgGGGAGGGTGACAGacggaagggaagggagggggagagacagaagggaagggagggtgacagacaggagggaggtgAAGGGGAAAGGCACATCCGAGTAGAAGTTATGAGGGAGGACAAGACTGACCTAGGCAAGAGAAGAGATGAAGAGgtaacaggggagaggagaggtgaggcagAGGAAGATAAAGTTGAAGAaaaagggggaagaggagaagaggagagagaagaggaagtgaATGGGGACTGTGTATCTAAGCCATCAGAAGAGAGCATTGAAGAGAGTCAGGTTCAGGGTAAGGGTGGAGAAGGGGATGCAGAAAACCATGACAACgatgaggatgaagagggagaatATATGG ATATGAAAGGTTCTGTGCAGATTGCCCTGGATGCACCAGATATGTCAGGTGTCAGAAATGAAGTAGTTGCCATAGAAGTGCCATTTCCTCTGATGGAGGAGGACGATGAACAAGACCAGGACTGTCCACTGGACTTTCAGGATACTTTTGGATTCCTGGACCTTATGGACAGCAGTGTCTCCAGccag atGTTCCAAGAGTTCTCAGTGGAGCCTCATCATGGGGATGATGAGTATGAAGACGAGGTGGAGCATAGATCCCCTGGACTCTCACATGACAGACCAGACCCTGTCACACGGccacctgtagacacacagacacaaatacagACACAAACGCCCATACACAGGCCTCTAAGCATAGATCAGTATGGGCGAGCCAACAAGTCAATGAGTCTGCCTTACATGTCCCGTCCCTTCCTGCCtgctctgtcttcctcctcctcctctgaagaagaggaggatgaagaaggGGATGATGATTATGACAAAGAagatgaggaggatgatgatgacaTGTTCTGTAAAAGTCTACCATCTAGTTTGGTGTTCAACAGATTGACATGGAGTGGACCTCAGACTGACTTAGAGAACAGTTTGTCCCCAGCCCCTGTGCCCTCACAACCACTGGACGGTGCCTCTGATGACGGACCAATTCCTAGTTCTGAGGCCAGAATGCCCCCTGAGCACTTAGACATTAATTCCCCTGACTGCCGTGACCAATCAGTGGAGGTTTTGAGGCATAGCAAAGCTGAAGAAAAGAATAGTCTGGAAGCGATGAaactggtggaggaggaggatgcagaACAGGATCGAGACAGCCAGGAGAAAGACCAGGCAGACACCCTGACCAATACTTGCACAGAAAG CACTGACATAGAAGAAAGTTGTCACTTGGTTGAAACCAGCATCATGGAGGAAGAGGAAACTCCAGATGACATTGAGAAGAGTCACGCTTCAGCATCCGCATCAACTGACTGTGAGGAGGCCTCACTGCAGACCACTAGAGTTCACCTGAAGCTCAAAGACGAGGAAGAGGTCCTGAAGAGTCAATGTGCTGAAGAAGGTGTGATTTCAGAGGGTTATAATGGTGATACAGTGAGCGAAGCCGAGGCAGAAAACCCACAAGAGCATTTACTCACGGCCTGTCATATTGTTTCCTGTGCTGAAGAGCCAGAGAACATAGTCAATGAGCGATCAGAGGAAGTTTCTAGAGATTCAGCTGGGGATGTAAAAGAGCATCCTGAAAAAAGTGCTAAGAGGGATAGAGCAGGAGAGAAGGAAAATGGAGAGGAgatgaaggtagagggagagatggaggaaagagATGACAGAAACGAGGGAGGATGGGACAAACAAGAGGGAGAAGAAACAGCATGCAAGAGCGAGGGAGATATGggcaaaggagaggagagagaggtattaAAGGAATTGGATAAAACAGAGGAAAAGGATGTGGAGGTTTGGGTGGGAGTGGAGGAGAAGGAACAAGGAGGAATGATTGAAGAAGAGGATGACAGGATAGCAGGTGATGAAAGGGAAGTAGGAGAAGAGGACACAAAGCAGGAAGAGGTCATTTATGAAGAGATGATGAGCATAGTAGCGAGGGATGACATGATGGAaagtggagagaggaaggatagggaaagagagactgagggaaGTACATTTATAGAGGAGGTGATAGAAACCAAAGAAGATGGAGAGATGATTGGAGTACAACAGAAAGAGATCATGAAAGAGATAGATGAGAGTAAGGCAAGTGAAGAGATGAGTGCAAAAGAAGAGGCGAAGAGAGCGGTGGAAGGAGTGGATACCATGGGAGAGACTGAGGAAGAGGCAGCTGAAGAGAGGGTGGAAGGATTGGATACCATGGGAGAGACTGAGGAAACGGCAGCTGAAGAGAGGGTGGAAGGTGTGGATACCATGGGAGAGACTGAGGAAAAGGCAGCTGAAGAGAGGGTGGAAGGTGTGGATACCATGGGAGAGACTGAGGAAAAGGCAGCTGAAGAGAGGGTGGAAGGTGTGGATACCATGGGAGAGACTGAGGAAGAGAAAGCTGAAGAGAGGGTGGAAAAGATATCGATTGATAATGAGAAACAGGACCTAGAGGCACAGCACATTTTAGAGAGAAGACAAAGAGATGTAGATGTTATAAACGATGTTGTGGCAGAGggatatgaggagagagagaaagagatggaagtgGGAGATGTAATCACGGAGGAAGAAGGAGATAGTATACTTGTGGTCCAACAGGAGATAgatgagaagaagaagaagaaaaagaagaagaaaggagagacGAAAGAGCAACTAAAGACACCAACAATagaggaaagagaagaagaaCTGAAAGACATCAAGATAAACAGCAAAAAAAAATGTGAGGGAGAAAACGAAGCGATGGATAGTAAAGTGGGGTCTGAAAAAGGGGCGGGGAGAGTGCTGGTCGTGTCTAAACAACAAACACCCCCTAAAGTGTATCAAGCAAGATCAGTGCCAGTGGTACCACCCAAGCCACATCACTGCCGAATAACTGCActgaacctcagacaacagcagcaccagagggagaggacagagacagacagagacagtggaaAGGGAAAGGTACACAGGACTTTGGGACAGCAAGATAAGGAGAGAAAGATGGAAGGAAAGCCAGAGCATGACAAAGTCAGCGAGACAGAACGAGGGTGGAATGAGGATGGGGAAGATGAGGGCAGAGGCAAAAAGGAGTCACAGAGTgggggggtgagggagaggaggagagatgtggaTGAGGGGGGAGTGAAAGACATGATGAAGAACAGTCCAATCAGTATGTGTTTTGATGAAGCTGTTGCCATGGGaatcaagagagggagagagaaagagggcagtgaaagggagaaaaaaaaagagagaggataTGAAGTACAATAA
- the si:dkeyp-68b7.12 gene encoding uncharacterized protein si:dkeyp-68b7.12 isoform X1, which produces MRRLRRKGGNNEKVFGCDLLDHLSTTCQEIPQVLRSCSEFIEEHGVVDGIYRLSGVSSNTQKLRGEFDSEGTPDLNKDVYLQDIHCVSSVCKAYFRELPNPLLTYQLYDKYAEAVAIQLEEERLVKIKDVLKELPAPHYKTLEFLMRHLVKMASHSSHTNMHSRNLAIVWAPNLLRSKDIEASGFNGTAAFMEVRVQSIVVEFILTHVPQLFPDSGITERRKSLPSPSIHNPEEPFFRAIPFQLGNISPGDGPPAMRSYHAIIDGTDKRKGSLKGRKWKSIFNLGGRLHDPRRRNKNSAKEKERTVLRPAKSMDSLSSVPYPHEGSRQRPPSTVMSPLAQPSPCTQGGAEGGASSSGGDVGSGYAVTYRRGQGASVSVVSGGGGTQGIYSRLDSHCGGGNSTEALQPPSRSPGLSSKADRRAGIHISGPFSVTVPLHITSGLAFGVLQGGGADRGNHRGGQESGDKGEGGEGDRRKGREGERQKGREGDRQEGGEGERHIRVEVMREDKTDLGKRRDEEVTGERRGEAEEDKVEEKGGRGEEEREEEVNGDCVSKPSEESIEESQVQGKGGEGDAENHDNDEDEEGEYMDMKGSVQIALDAPDMSGVRNEVVAIEVPFPLMEEDDEQDQDCPLDFQDTFGFLDLMDSSVSSQMFQEFSVEPHHGDDEYEDEVEHRSPGLSHDRPDPVTRPPVDTQTQIQTQTPIHRPLSIDQYGRANKSMSLPYMSRPFLPALSSSSSSEEEEDEEGDDDYDKEDEEDDDDMFCKSLPSSLVFNRLTWSGPQTDLENSLSPAPVPSQPLDGASDDGPIPSSEARMPPEHLDINSPDCRDQSVEVLRHSKAEEKNSLEAMKLVEEEDAEQDRDSQEKDQADTLTNTCTERSPSLCSTDIEESCHLVETSIMEEEETPDDIEKSHASASASTDCEEASLQTTRVHLKLKDEEEVLKSQCAEEGVISEGYNGDTVSEAEAENPQEHLLTACHIVSCAEEPENIVNERSEEVSRDSAGDVKEHPEKSAKRDRAGEKENGEEMKVEGEMEERDDRNEGGWDKQEGEETACKSEGDMGKGEEREVLKELDKTEEKDVEVWVGVEEKEQGGMIEEEDDRIAGDEREVGEEDTKQEEVIYEEMMSIVARDDMMESGERKDRERETEGSTFIEEVIETKEDGEMIGVQQKEIMKEIDESKASEEMSAKEEAKRAVEGVDTMGETEEEAAEERVEGLDTMGETEETAAEERVEGVDTMGETEEKAAEERVEGVDTMGETEEKAAEERVEGVDTMGETEEEKAEERVEKISIDNEKQDLEAQHILERRQRDVDVINDVVAEGYEEREKEMEVGDVITEEEGDSILVVQQEIDEKKKKKKKKKGETKEQLKTPTIEEREEELKDIKINSKKKCEGENEAMDSKVGSEKGAGRVLVVSKQQTPPKVYQARSVPVVPPKPHHCRITALNLRQQQHQRERTETDRDSGKGKVHRTLGQQDKERKMEGKPEHDKVSETERGWNEDGEDEGRGKKESQSGGVRERRRDVDEGGVKDMMKNSPISMCFDEAVAMGIKRGREKEGSEREKKKERGYEVQ; this is translated from the exons ATGCGGAGACTCCGGAGAAAAGGAGGGAACAATGAGAAGGTGTTTGGCTGTGACCTGTTGGACCACTTGTCCACTACCTGTCAGGAGA TTCCCCAGGTGCTGCGAAGCTGCAGTGAATTCATTGAGGAGCACGGGGTGGTAGATGGGATCTACAGGCTATCTGGGGTATCATCCAACACACAGAAACTAAG GGGTGAGTTTGACAGTGAAGGGACCCCGGATCTCAATAAGGATGTGTACCTGCAGGACATTCACTGTGTCAGCTCTGTCTGCAAGGCCTACTTCAGAGAGTTACCCAATCCCCTCCTCACATACCAGCTCTATGACAAATATGCT GAAGCTGTGGCGATTCAgttggaggaggagaggctggTTAAGATTAAAGATGTCCTGAAAGAGTTACCCGCTCCCCATTACAA AACTCTGGAGTTCCTGATGCGTCACCTTGTCAAGATGGCTTCTCATTCCTCACACACCAATATGCATTCCCGGAACCTCGCCATTGTTTGGGCTCCGAACCTTCTCag GTCAAAGGACATTGAGGCATCAGGGTTTAACGGTACAGCAGCCTTTATGGAGGTGAGGGTCCAGTCTATCGTGGTGGAATTCATCCTCACCCACGTGCCCCAGCTGTTTCCTGATTCAG GTATTACGGAGCGCCGGAAgtcactcccatctccctctatACACAATCCAGAGGAACCTTTCTTCCGGGCCATTCCATTCCAGTTAGGCAACATCAGCCCAGGGGACGGTCCCCCTGCCATGCGTTCCTACCACGCCATCATAGACGGGACAGACAA GAGGAAGGGATCTCTTAAGGGCAGGAAGTGGAAGTCCATCTTCAATTTAGGAGGCAGACTTCATGACCCGAGACGGAGGAACAAGAACTCAGCCAAAG AAAAAGAGAGAACTGTCTTGAGGCCAGCGAAGAGCATGGATTCCCTGAGCTCTGTGCCCTATCCGCATGAAG GTTCCAGACAACGACCCCCTTCCACTGTGATGTCCCCCCTGGCTCAGCCCTCTCCCTGTACCCAGGGGGGTGCGGAGGGAGGGGCATccagtagtggtggtgatgtggGCAGCGGGTATGCTGTGACCTACCGGAGGGGTCAGGGAGCTAGTGTGAGTGTAGTGAGCGGGGGCGGGGGAACACAGGGCATATACAGTCGACTGGACAGTCACTGTGGTGGGGGCAATAGCACTGAGGCTCTGCAACCCCCATCCAGATCCCCAGGACTCTCCAGCAAAGCCGACCGGCGGGCAGGGATCCACATCTCCGGACCTTTCTCGGTCACAGTACCCCTTCACATCACATCAGGCCTGGCCTTTGGGGTGCTGCAGGGGGGTGGAGCGGACAGGGGCAAccatagaggaggacaggagagtggagataaaggagagggcgGGGAGGGTGACAGacggaagggaagggagggggagagacagaagggaagggagggtgacagacaggagggaggtgAAGGGGAAAGGCACATCCGAGTAGAAGTTATGAGGGAGGACAAGACTGACCTAGGCAAGAGAAGAGATGAAGAGgtaacaggggagaggagaggtgaggcagAGGAAGATAAAGTTGAAGAaaaagggggaagaggagaagaggagagagaagaggaagtgaATGGGGACTGTGTATCTAAGCCATCAGAAGAGAGCATTGAAGAGAGTCAGGTTCAGGGTAAGGGTGGAGAAGGGGATGCAGAAAACCATGACAACgatgaggatgaagagggagaatATATGG ATATGAAAGGTTCTGTGCAGATTGCCCTGGATGCACCAGATATGTCAGGTGTCAGAAATGAAGTAGTTGCCATAGAAGTGCCATTTCCTCTGATGGAGGAGGACGATGAACAAGACCAGGACTGTCCACTGGACTTTCAGGATACTTTTGGATTCCTGGACCTTATGGACAGCAGTGTCTCCAGccag atGTTCCAAGAGTTCTCAGTGGAGCCTCATCATGGGGATGATGAGTATGAAGACGAGGTGGAGCATAGATCCCCTGGACTCTCACATGACAGACCAGACCCTGTCACACGGccacctgtagacacacagacacaaatacagACACAAACGCCCATACACAGGCCTCTAAGCATAGATCAGTATGGGCGAGCCAACAAGTCAATGAGTCTGCCTTACATGTCCCGTCCCTTCCTGCCtgctctgtcttcctcctcctcctctgaagaagaggaggatgaagaaggGGATGATGATTATGACAAAGAagatgaggaggatgatgatgacaTGTTCTGTAAAAGTCTACCATCTAGTTTGGTGTTCAACAGATTGACATGGAGTGGACCTCAGACTGACTTAGAGAACAGTTTGTCCCCAGCCCCTGTGCCCTCACAACCACTGGACGGTGCCTCTGATGACGGACCAATTCCTAGTTCTGAGGCCAGAATGCCCCCTGAGCACTTAGACATTAATTCCCCTGACTGCCGTGACCAATCAGTGGAGGTTTTGAGGCATAGCAAAGCTGAAGAAAAGAATAGTCTGGAAGCGATGAaactggtggaggaggaggatgcagaACAGGATCGAGACAGCCAGGAGAAAGACCAGGCAGACACCCTGACCAATACTTGCACAGAAAG ATCACCTTCACTTTGCAGCACTGACATAGAAGAAAGTTGTCACTTGGTTGAAACCAGCATCATGGAGGAAGAGGAAACTCCAGATGACATTGAGAAGAGTCACGCTTCAGCATCCGCATCAACTGACTGTGAGGAGGCCTCACTGCAGACCACTAGAGTTCACCTGAAGCTCAAAGACGAGGAAGAGGTCCTGAAGAGTCAATGTGCTGAAGAAGGTGTGATTTCAGAGGGTTATAATGGTGATACAGTGAGCGAAGCCGAGGCAGAAAACCCACAAGAGCATTTACTCACGGCCTGTCATATTGTTTCCTGTGCTGAAGAGCCAGAGAACATAGTCAATGAGCGATCAGAGGAAGTTTCTAGAGATTCAGCTGGGGATGTAAAAGAGCATCCTGAAAAAAGTGCTAAGAGGGATAGAGCAGGAGAGAAGGAAAATGGAGAGGAgatgaaggtagagggagagatggaggaaagagATGACAGAAACGAGGGAGGATGGGACAAACAAGAGGGAGAAGAAACAGCATGCAAGAGCGAGGGAGATATGggcaaaggagaggagagagaggtattaAAGGAATTGGATAAAACAGAGGAAAAGGATGTGGAGGTTTGGGTGGGAGTGGAGGAGAAGGAACAAGGAGGAATGATTGAAGAAGAGGATGACAGGATAGCAGGTGATGAAAGGGAAGTAGGAGAAGAGGACACAAAGCAGGAAGAGGTCATTTATGAAGAGATGATGAGCATAGTAGCGAGGGATGACATGATGGAaagtggagagaggaaggatagggaaagagagactgagggaaGTACATTTATAGAGGAGGTGATAGAAACCAAAGAAGATGGAGAGATGATTGGAGTACAACAGAAAGAGATCATGAAAGAGATAGATGAGAGTAAGGCAAGTGAAGAGATGAGTGCAAAAGAAGAGGCGAAGAGAGCGGTGGAAGGAGTGGATACCATGGGAGAGACTGAGGAAGAGGCAGCTGAAGAGAGGGTGGAAGGATTGGATACCATGGGAGAGACTGAGGAAACGGCAGCTGAAGAGAGGGTGGAAGGTGTGGATACCATGGGAGAGACTGAGGAAAAGGCAGCTGAAGAGAGGGTGGAAGGTGTGGATACCATGGGAGAGACTGAGGAAAAGGCAGCTGAAGAGAGGGTGGAAGGTGTGGATACCATGGGAGAGACTGAGGAAGAGAAAGCTGAAGAGAGGGTGGAAAAGATATCGATTGATAATGAGAAACAGGACCTAGAGGCACAGCACATTTTAGAGAGAAGACAAAGAGATGTAGATGTTATAAACGATGTTGTGGCAGAGggatatgaggagagagagaaagagatggaagtgGGAGATGTAATCACGGAGGAAGAAGGAGATAGTATACTTGTGGTCCAACAGGAGATAgatgagaagaagaagaagaaaaagaagaagaaaggagagacGAAAGAGCAACTAAAGACACCAACAATagaggaaagagaagaagaaCTGAAAGACATCAAGATAAACAGCAAAAAAAAATGTGAGGGAGAAAACGAAGCGATGGATAGTAAAGTGGGGTCTGAAAAAGGGGCGGGGAGAGTGCTGGTCGTGTCTAAACAACAAACACCCCCTAAAGTGTATCAAGCAAGATCAGTGCCAGTGGTACCACCCAAGCCACATCACTGCCGAATAACTGCActgaacctcagacaacagcagcaccagagggagaggacagagacagacagagacagtggaaAGGGAAAGGTACACAGGACTTTGGGACAGCAAGATAAGGAGAGAAAGATGGAAGGAAAGCCAGAGCATGACAAAGTCAGCGAGACAGAACGAGGGTGGAATGAGGATGGGGAAGATGAGGGCAGAGGCAAAAAGGAGTCACAGAGTgggggggtgagggagaggaggagagatgtggaTGAGGGGGGAGTGAAAGACATGATGAAGAACAGTCCAATCAGTATGTGTTTTGATGAAGCTGTTGCCATGGGaatcaagagagggagagagaaagagggcagtgaaagggagaaaaaaaaagagagaggataTGAAGTACAATAA